In Synechococcus sp. A18-25c, a single window of DNA contains:
- a CDS encoding ATP-binding protein — MPSRPWQKRLRALVVWGGLAVGSSAFCLVMLQALFGRQLEQLQTIQLGRELALNVRLTELALERYPPHLVAELTGLDLKVAVRPKPPAVPPSAGFKRQADALQQQLCRRLSHCPMVLPDRAARGERRVWIELISPLEPIWLRVDVPSMMRWPPEPTLLGLSLVVAGVICGGLFLLIEVEAPLRGLEKALSRVGEGEDPDAVPSRGAPEVQRLTRRFNAMVQRLAQNRRERATMLAGIAHDLRAPITRLQFRLSMPQLSADERERCAGDLQSLERITGQFLLFAGGGDSETSVEVPLDQLLAEVASSHPADQLQLQLASISLLVKPVALGRAVANLIDNAFSYGAAPVILKLHALDDRCCIEVWDQGEGMPAQQWDEALQPFHRLDSSRGQQGHCGLGLAIVAHVARLHGGQLECLSAQAGQNPGTFAIRLSLPLPMSQSEIGPVEI, encoded by the coding sequence ATGCCCTCACGTCCATGGCAGAAACGTCTGAGAGCACTGGTTGTTTGGGGTGGCCTGGCGGTTGGTAGTTCAGCGTTCTGTTTGGTGATGCTGCAGGCCCTGTTTGGCCGGCAACTGGAGCAATTGCAGACCATTCAGCTCGGCCGAGAACTGGCGTTGAACGTGCGCCTCACTGAATTGGCCTTGGAGCGCTACCCACCCCATTTGGTGGCGGAGCTCACCGGTCTTGATCTCAAGGTGGCGGTTCGACCGAAACCCCCTGCAGTCCCTCCATCGGCAGGCTTCAAACGTCAAGCTGACGCCTTGCAACAGCAGTTGTGTCGGCGGTTATCCCACTGCCCGATGGTGTTGCCCGACCGAGCTGCTCGGGGCGAAAGGCGCGTGTGGATCGAACTGATTTCCCCACTGGAACCGATCTGGTTGCGGGTGGATGTGCCGTCGATGATGCGCTGGCCGCCTGAGCCGACGCTGCTCGGCCTGTCTTTGGTCGTCGCTGGGGTGATCTGCGGTGGTCTGTTCTTGCTCATCGAGGTGGAGGCGCCCCTGCGTGGTCTGGAGAAGGCACTGTCCAGAGTCGGTGAGGGCGAGGATCCGGATGCCGTTCCCTCCCGCGGAGCTCCCGAGGTGCAGCGCCTCACCCGGCGGTTCAATGCGATGGTGCAGAGGCTGGCTCAGAACCGCCGCGAGCGAGCCACCATGCTTGCTGGGATTGCTCACGATCTCCGCGCGCCAATCACCCGGCTGCAGTTCCGCCTGTCCATGCCACAGCTTTCAGCGGATGAACGCGAACGCTGCGCTGGTGACCTGCAATCTTTAGAGAGAATTACTGGTCAGTTCCTGCTGTTTGCCGGGGGAGGTGACAGCGAAACCTCCGTTGAGGTTCCCCTCGATCAGTTGTTGGCTGAAGTGGCCAGCAGTCATCCGGCCGATCAGTTGCAGTTGCAGTTGGCCTCGATCAGTCTCTTGGTGAAACCCGTCGCCCTCGGCCGTGCAGTCGCCAACTTGATCGACAACGCCTTTTCCTACGGCGCAGCTCCGGTGATTCTCAAGTTGCATGCGCTCGATGATCGCTGCTGCATCGAGGTTTGGGATCAGGGCGAAGGTATGCCCGCTCAGCAATGGGACGAGGCCCTCCAACCGTTCCATCGTCTGGATTCGTCCCGAGGTCAGCAAGGCCATTGCGGTCTTGGCCTGGCCATTGTTGCCCACGTCGCCCGTTTGCATGGCGGGCAACTGGAGTGTCTGTCCGCGCAAGCTGGTCAGAATCCTGGCACTTTTGCCATTCGCCTCAGTTTGCCCCTGCCGATGAGCCAGTCCGAGATCGGGCCGGTGGAAATCTGA
- the ppk2 gene encoding polyphosphate kinase 2 produces MGQKRKDKAKAKDKKHSEPSKDKAAAKISHHGLDSLGGSEREIDHPAELLDDLLEGGQQKRQRLNKKLYESELVRLQTELVKMQYWIRDTGYRMIVLFEGRDAAGKGGTIKRLTEPLNPRGCRVVALGTPTERQKSQWYFQRYVEHFPAAGEIVVFDRSWYNRAGVERVMGFCTPEQVEQFLEDAPKFERMLVRSGILLLKYWFSVSDTEQEIRFQSRIDDPTRRWKLSPMDLEARNRWVDFSRAKDEMFNRTNIPEAPWFTVEADDKRRARLNCLRHVLGKVPWEDMTPPAIELPPRPKQGDYTRPPINEQFFVPNTYPYS; encoded by the coding sequence ATGGGTCAGAAGCGCAAAGACAAAGCCAAAGCCAAGGACAAGAAACACAGCGAACCCAGCAAGGACAAGGCTGCGGCCAAGATTTCTCACCATGGTCTGGACAGCCTGGGTGGCAGTGAGCGCGAGATTGACCACCCAGCTGAGCTGTTGGATGACTTGCTGGAAGGTGGTCAACAAAAACGGCAGCGCTTGAATAAGAAGCTCTACGAGTCGGAACTGGTCCGCCTCCAGACGGAACTGGTGAAAATGCAGTACTGGATCCGAGACACCGGTTATCGGATGATTGTGTTGTTTGAGGGGCGTGATGCTGCCGGAAAAGGGGGCACGATCAAACGGCTGACGGAACCACTCAATCCACGTGGTTGCAGAGTTGTTGCTCTCGGAACGCCAACAGAACGCCAGAAAAGTCAGTGGTATTTCCAGCGTTATGTGGAACATTTCCCTGCAGCAGGAGAGATCGTTGTCTTTGATCGCAGTTGGTATAACCGGGCCGGTGTGGAACGGGTGATGGGGTTCTGTACGCCAGAACAAGTCGAGCAATTCCTGGAAGATGCGCCCAAGTTTGAACGCATGCTTGTGAGAAGCGGAATTCTGCTGTTGAAGTATTGGTTTTCGGTGAGTGACACCGAGCAGGAAATTCGCTTTCAATCCCGGATTGATGATCCCACCCGTCGATGGAAGCTGAGCCCCATGGACCTTGAAGCGCGCAATCGCTGGGTCGACTTTTCAAGGGCGAAAGACGAGATGTTCAACCGCACCAACATTCCTGAGGCCCCCTGGTTCACTGTGGAAGCAGACGACAAACGACGGGCACGCCTCAACTGTCTCCGTCATGTGCTCGGCAAAGTGCCTTGGGAAGACATGACCCCGCCAGCGATTGAATTGCCTCCACGACCGAAACAAGGTGATTACACCAGGCCACCCATCAATGAACAATTCTTCGTGCCGAATACGTATCCCTATTCATAA
- a CDS encoding DUF3288 family protein — protein sequence MSENAEQTHPLYASDRDLVDALLGHQGDPGPEQLTVAARLVMRYGDFPGADDIKADIQKVVSSWGFDAQTLNLRCREIWASGWKPGQQLDGDLGSGADVSDQDG from the coding sequence ATGAGTGAAAACGCCGAACAGACCCATCCTTTGTATGCATCGGATCGCGATCTTGTGGATGCTCTGCTGGGGCATCAGGGCGATCCAGGACCTGAGCAACTCACCGTTGCCGCTCGCTTGGTGATGCGTTACGGCGACTTCCCCGGGGCTGATGACATCAAAGCCGACATCCAGAAGGTGGTGTCCTCTTGGGGGTTCGATGCCCAGACCCTCAATCTTCGCTGCCGTGAGATCTGGGCCAGCGGCTGGAAGCCTGGTCAACAGCTCGATGGTGATCTCGGGTCTGGCGCCGATGTGTCTGATCAGGATGGTTAA
- the rpe gene encoding ribulose-phosphate 3-epimerase, which yields MSTKSLVVSPSILSADFARLGEEVKAVDQAGADWIHVDVMDGRFVPNITIGPLIVEALRPVTTKPLDVHLMIVEPEKYVPDFAKAGADIISVQVEACPHLHRNLAQIKDLGKMAGAVLNPGTPLDTLEYCLELCDLVLIMSVNPGFGGQSFIENQVQKIRDLRRMCDERGLDPWIEVDGGIKGANAWKVIEAGANAIVSGSGVFNQSDYAAAIQGIRDSKCPEPALV from the coding sequence ATGAGCACCAAGTCACTGGTGGTCTCTCCATCCATTCTTTCAGCGGATTTCGCCCGCTTGGGTGAGGAAGTGAAGGCAGTGGATCAGGCCGGTGCCGACTGGATTCATGTCGACGTGATGGATGGTCGCTTCGTGCCCAACATCACCATCGGCCCCCTGATCGTTGAGGCCCTCCGTCCGGTGACGACCAAGCCTCTGGATGTGCACCTGATGATCGTGGAGCCCGAAAAGTACGTCCCCGATTTCGCCAAAGCGGGTGCGGACATCATTTCGGTGCAGGTCGAAGCGTGCCCTCACCTGCACCGCAACCTGGCCCAGATCAAGGATCTCGGCAAAATGGCCGGCGCGGTGTTGAACCCCGGCACCCCTCTCGACACTCTCGAGTACTGCCTCGAGCTGTGCGATCTGGTGCTGATCATGAGCGTCAACCCCGGCTTCGGCGGTCAAAGCTTCATTGAGAACCAAGTGCAGAAAATCCGTGATCTGCGCCGCATGTGCGATGAGCGCGGTCTCGATCCCTGGATCGAAGTGGATGGTGGCATCAAAGGCGCCAATGCCTGGAAGGTGATCGAAGCTGGCGCCAACGCGATTGTGAGCGGTTCCGGAGTGTTCAATCAATCCGACTACGCAGCCGCGATCCAAGGCATTCGCGACAGCAAGTGCCCCGAGCCTGCGCTGGTCTGA
- the glpX gene encoding class II fructose-bisphosphatase has protein sequence MDRTLIQEILEVVEQAAIASARLTGLGQKDEADAAAVEAMRQRMGQIQMQGRIVIGEGERDEAPMLYIGEEVGSGTGPGVDFAVDPCEGTNLCANNQRGSMAVLAASDRGGLFNAPDFYMKKLAAPPAAKGKVDIRKSATENIKILSECLGLAVEELTIVVMDRARHKDLIAEIRATGARVQPISDGDVQAAIACGFAGTGTHCLMGIGAAPEGVISAAAMRALGGHFQGQLVYDPAVAQTKEWADLTKEGNLARLAEMGISDPDKIYEADELASGEHVVFAGSGITDGLLFHGVKFERDCTRTSSLVISNLDDTCRFTNTVHIKDGAQSIALS, from the coding sequence GTGGATCGCACTCTCATCCAGGAAATTCTCGAGGTCGTTGAGCAGGCAGCTATCGCCTCCGCCCGCCTCACAGGTCTCGGTCAGAAGGATGAGGCAGATGCCGCTGCCGTGGAAGCCATGCGTCAGCGCATGGGCCAGATCCAGATGCAAGGCCGCATCGTGATTGGTGAAGGCGAGCGTGACGAAGCTCCCATGCTTTACATCGGCGAGGAAGTTGGAAGCGGCACGGGGCCTGGTGTTGATTTCGCAGTTGACCCCTGTGAGGGCACCAACCTCTGTGCGAACAACCAGCGTGGCTCCATGGCTGTTCTCGCTGCTTCCGACCGCGGCGGTCTCTTCAATGCCCCCGACTTTTACATGAAGAAGCTGGCTGCTCCTCCGGCCGCCAAAGGCAAGGTGGACATCCGCAAGTCGGCCACCGAGAACATCAAGATTCTCAGCGAATGCCTCGGACTGGCCGTTGAAGAGCTCACCATCGTGGTGATGGACCGTGCGCGTCACAAGGACTTGATTGCTGAGATTCGTGCCACCGGAGCCCGTGTTCAGCCCATCTCCGACGGTGATGTGCAAGCGGCGATTGCCTGCGGTTTCGCCGGCACCGGAACCCACTGCCTGATGGGCATCGGTGCGGCTCCTGAAGGCGTGATCTCCGCGGCTGCCATGCGCGCCCTCGGTGGTCACTTCCAGGGACAGCTGGTGTACGACCCGGCTGTGGCTCAAACTAAGGAATGGGCCGATCTCACCAAAGAGGGCAATCTTGCTCGCCTGGCCGAGATGGGCATTTCTGATCCCGACAAGATCTACGAAGCTGACGAGTTGGCTTCCGGTGAGCACGTGGTTTTCGCTGGCAGCGGCATTACCGATGGACTGCTGTTCCACGGCGTGAAATTCGAGCGGGATTGCACCCGTACCAGCAGCTTGGTGATCAGCAATCTCGACGACACCTGCCGTTTCACCAACACGGTTCACATCAAGGATGGCGCCCAGAGCATTGCTCTGAGCTGA